The following is a genomic window from Marinitoga litoralis.
ATTTTTAATTCTCACCGTATATTTATTTTCCTTTAATTTAAATATAAATGCTCCAAAAAATTCTTTGATTTATGTCAATGGTCAGTATATGTTAACTGTTAAAAATCCATTAGAAACCCTTGAACTCCCTCAAGGAAATTATAATATAAAATTATCAAAATTTGGATACAGTGATTATGAAATTGATATTAACTTAGATAAGGATATGACAATAAATGTAACTTTAATTCCATTGTCTTCTATTGAGTTTATATCTAATTTAGCTCATTTCTATGTAAATATTAATAACGAAAAAAAATTAATTAAAAATGGAGAAATTATTACTGTTCCAATAAATATAAATAAATTAAGTTTTGAAGCAAAAGGGTATAAACCTATTGAAATAACTGTTGATTTAAAGCCTTTTGAAACAAAGAAAATCAACTTGGATTTTTTACCAGAAAATGTTGTTACTTTTGAATCTACTCCAGTTGCAAAATTATATATTAATAATAATTTTGTTGGAGAAACCCCATATTCAACAATTCTTGAAACAAAAAAGTATTATATAAAACTAGAAAAAGAGGGTTTTTTACCTATTGAAAAAGAAATTGAATTTAATCCTAATGATAATAATACATTAAAATTCGAGTTAAAAAAAGGGCTTCAACTATCTATAGATTCTTTACCTCAAAATGCTTTAGTAATGATTAATGGTATGAAAATGGGATATACCCCAAACACTTTTACTATAGAATCTGGAAAACTGGAAATAATTGTATCAAAAATTGGTTACATATCAAAAACTTTAACTATTAATTTAGAAGAAAATAATAAACAATTATTTTTTGAATTAGATGAAGATTATA
Proteins encoded in this region:
- a CDS encoding PEGA domain-containing protein; the protein is MSKNNLLFFIFLILTVYLFSFNLNINAPKNSLIYVNGQYMLTVKNPLETLELPQGNYNIKLSKFGYSDYEIDINLDKDMTINVTLIPLSSIEFISNLAHFYVNINNEKKLIKNGEIITVPININKLSFEAKGYKPIEITVDLKPFETKKINLDFLPENVVTFESTPVAKLYINNNFVGETPYSTILETKKYYIKLEKEGFLPIEKEIEFNPNDNNTLKFELKKGLQLSIDSLPQNALVMINGMKMGYTPNTFTIESGKLEIIVSKIGYISKTLTINLEENNKQLFFELDEDYRLIRFQEFQDLSFYLDGKYIGDNVEFLELDGMPHIIEITSKTEDLFFRYIIDKDSPRELNLNPKVYTSIEVSDC